The genomic segment AACTTACGTAGTAATATTTTAAAACTCTTAGTTACTTGTCTATGTACTATACGGATGGTAATGAACAATTGGTTATCATTATTGTATTGATAAGAAAACTTATTTTTATACCGTGAAGTACTTTCGTTCAGTTTTTTATTGGTTGATTATCAAGGTTTCCTTTCTTGCAGTATTTTTCTCTTGTTGCTATTGTATTTATACCCTACAAATTGTCTCAACAGAAGAATCACGCTCAGATTTAGATATCTATAATTTTCGATATACTTTTCTGAATTCTTTTATTTTGAGACAATTCCAAACCCTTATCCACACCCTTATCTGTAAGTCTTTCAAGATTCTAAGACCCTATACCGATTTTTCCAACCTGGTAATTAATGGTTATAAAAATAGTCCTCATTTGGAAATTCAAAATGAGCTCAGATTGTTTTCAGAACATTTTACCCTAGGAAATGCTATCTTTacagtatattttttgttattttgtctatTTGTGTATTGATGTTTGCATCCCTTACTAGGAGATACTTACTTTATATGAAATACAATGTATGAAGATGAACTACCCTCACAATAGTATAAGAAATAATCTGATCCATTTACCACAacaaaagaaattattaaaattttacaggacTGTGATTACATACAAAAATCTATCATGCTGATATCTAGAAAAACAAAGATAAATGAGTCCATCCATCTAgctaaaaagtataaaaaggttcgaaatatgacaaaattgtgGGTTGGAATATGTTTAGTGAATGGATGTTCACGGAAATGCTAAGAAAATATTAACAAAAGGAGACGGTGACAAACgaacaatcaaaaaataaataattattagatCACACCTGTCTGGAAAGCGAAATTAGGAAATaaggaaaaatgaaataaattaataaagaaaagaaGCAATAAACATAGACGACGAATAAATGTTAGATTGGTCTTATTAATATGTCAGATTTCATTTATTTATGTGTCTGTATCAGCTCTcttattgttatttgtattttttgtttctttgtaaGACGGTTAGCAAATTTACCTTTAAAATAGGCCGTGCTCCAACTGTTCCCCAATTGATAACTTATTTATAAACTGCGTTTGTTCTGCAATTTTTCTGGCAGCATCCGCTAAATTGTCGTAAAAATAAAtaagctaaaaaataaaaattaatataacttATGTATAAGTATATAGATTGGTAGTAGGAAAACGTACATATTCGGAATAGTTTTATATTTAAGgggtaaaaaacaaaaagaatattagagATTATTGTGGTAATACGGTAAGTTGATGTTCCACCTCTTGAAATCCAAAGAAAAAGACCAAAAAAATTGatagcaaaaaaacaaaatttgttgaattgaaatgccagcaaacttattttaaactccacttgtggcttattcccattaaaatagtaattgctttaagatgccacaagaaaatagttttagaaTAAATTGAAATTAACTGATTTATTGTAAAGAAGGAGAATCAATTTGAGTACCATATTTGTAATAAACTTTTGGTTTTTTAACATCTTTTCAAGAAATATCTACTTACCTCTAAAAAATCTAGGTAGTCTATAAAACCATCTTGGTTCGTGTCTATTACAGTAAATCGTTTCCGTCTTTTTTCCAAGTCACAATCAGACCATAGGCAAAGTAAAATGCAAGAACTAAAAACCATACgagaacatttttatttttgtttggacgAATTGGAACATTAGTGatcgtaataataaaataaaaataatagagtCATAAGAGGAGAAAATTCTGAATTATTGTTAAGAGAGAAAGACTTTCATAAGGACCAGTTTGGTCTAGAATGAACATCGTTTATTTCGATAAACTTtcgaaaaatattaataaagtaaCGCCAGTCCCTTGCCTATGATCAAACATCAGGTCAGCGTTTAATGACCCGTGGTCCATCGACGGTTCGAGATTCCATGATCTAGATGTGCTGACGAAGGGTCTAGAAATCTGTTGGACCAGACGACGTTCCGCTGAGAGACTTCGATGAAATTCCGAAACAACGGGACAATGATATATAAGGAAAATTAAATTGTAAAGAGTTAgtctaataaatatatttgaagTGTGAAGTagataaatgttataaattaatcGTGTTTTTAGTAATACTGTTAAAAGACTGTAAATACATTAAAATGAGTATTAAAAGActgtaaataaaagtaaatataatataaatattctaaaacaaTAAGATTGTAGCATCATCCAATGTTTTATGTATCCTTAGTTTGATATTAATTATTGGGCGTTTTATCTTTATAGTTTTCTTTTGTGTTGCTTATAAAGTTTACAAATTAGAACTTAAAATACGGtttataaatattatgttttgtcAGTGCTGTACTGCAGTATGAAATTATGGACAATAAAGAAGAACAATGTGAAAAAAATTAAAGCTTTTGAGTTAAAGATGTATCGCAGAATATTACGACTTTGATCCTCGGTACAAACATTAATTACTAAATACATGGATTTAAGACgaacaaaaaagagaaaaaagttGTACTGACTATTAAAAGGAGAATATTGAGAATATTTAGAGAAGAAAAATACTAATTAGTTCAACTTATACCGCAAGAAAAATAAGTGAAGGAAGATCAATGGGTAGAAGACATTTCTAGTCCAAAAATCTGCGTGAATAAATCAACATCGACAATAACCATTTGTTTAGACTAACAGGCTTGGGACCAACCTTTGGAATGAAGATgccacttgaagaagaagatgcttgATGCCACTAGACGCgaggctgcgctggaaagtccacgttaaaaagaaaagaggggagcttggTATTAGATATAAGACATTGtgttggctgattggaaaaaattcaacattatccattcataataaattatctacacttcatctaatttaatacgaaatatttaggcggtaggtgtgttcttttttagaatcactttgccgagtacactggcattacagccactagacatactgtattatatacgcgtagaaataatatttaaagatttctattaatgttaacttaaagaaatacacaataatatgtttcattttatttgtataaatgcattataaaccgtttttatgaagaacatttgttcggaacacactgtaactgtaatcgaacgtaGGTTATATTTTGtgataaattggtaacacttatttgacagttctGGTGTTGACACGGTgttgaaaaaagtgttgtttttgtttaagtatttatttcatttaacatctttatacgacgcatacaagcggctcaaattgtttttaacaagattattttttaactcttgttttgtttctatttatgtacattaaatattaatttgttttgttttataatccacttttgcaataattatgtgacctatttcatttcaaatggattcaggatttttttatactttggcaactatgtcaacttcgatctctcctaatgataatgacgtgcaacggtctgtaaattagatggactgtatttaCAAGCAAGTACGGAGGccatgggtgccaactctggagctgtaccaaagctagtaatttacatattatccagagatttcaaaagaaagtactgaggaacattgttGATGTTCCTTGGtgtatccgtaacagcaacctccacgtcacgagcagaggctgcatggtcatgtgaatgtcgaggcaatccagcaaTTTGAGTTAGTATAAATGTGTAAcaatttagtgtaaaaagcagagtatagtgctgtgatgttattgcatgatagttgtagtgcattagttgagagataaaataagagtaagccatgtagtaagcccttagatttaagtatttgctgtaTATTAAGTTAGgccagaaaataactgataattggttaTTTGTGACCAGATAacagtatacaaacaccgtacaggtgttataaaaaaattatcaagaaaATCGAAGACAAACAAACGTCTTTATCTGATTTTTTTTACATCAGAACTAGCTGTAGTCAGCTTCGGCTCTTATGTGGTGAAATGCATGAGTccatgatttagataatttacaTAATCATAAAAGATGAAACAGAAATATAGACGAgacaaaattaacaataaaatatttatgtttcttATTAAAACAATCATAATCATGATTTTATTGACACGAAGTTATTAAGCGACCCTCGTTATATagatttatacattttttgttgGTGCACTACCATATGGAAGCATCCCTATGGTGTTCTCCCACTCCAACTGTTCTTTAccacatttattatatgaaagagttaaattaggaaaactatattaaatttataattaccgcaaatattataaaaacctCCCTTTCCTAATTAACTTCGAAGAAATTTATCCCGAAAACTTTTTCTCGAATTGGGCTAACGACTTACAATGCTTCGAAATCGATCATCTTATTACTCTCATTAAGAAAAGTTAGGAACAAGCTATGTAAATAGGAGATTGTTGATTCGTTCCAATCGGGAAAGTTTATCGCTAAGTTCTTTTCTTCCCAACTTTTCCCATCAATCCTTTGCCGCTTTTCGGTTCTGTTCTCTAGAAGTTTCTTGTTGAAATCCTTAACGAGTTTGTCGTACTTTGATTCCGTTTCCTCCTCTTCAGT from the Diabrotica undecimpunctata isolate CICGRU chromosome 1, icDiaUnde3, whole genome shotgun sequence genome contains:
- the LOC140437377 gene encoding uncharacterized protein, which encodes MGQYFSSVISGILDYPLKPTRYCAFIPEVPQDEKVDSETEEEETESKYDKLVKDFNKKLLENRTEKRQRIDGKSWEEKNLAINFPDWNESTISYLHSLFLTFLNESNKMIDFEAFSCILLCLWSDCDLEKRRKRFTVIDTNQDGFIDYLDFLELIYFYDNLADAARKIAEQTQFINKLSIGEQLEHGLF